The Eulemur rufifrons isolate Redbay chromosome 14, OSU_ERuf_1, whole genome shotgun sequence sequence CTACCTCCCTCTTTTTTCCAATCACCGTTATTCATTGGCATCGGATGCACCTGCGATTCCCTAGAATAACCCCAGTCCCCAGCACTATCTGTCCCCCTTCCCTGCACGCCTATCTGCAACACCAGTATCTCCGAGTTGCCCAGCTCATACGCAACACCCCCTGGAGCAGCCCGGCCCCCAAGTGTCCGTGCCCCGGGCACCCCAATTTCAGACTCTAGAATCATCTAGCAACCTGGCCTCCAAGCACATCTGGTCCCCGAGGCCCCGTGCCTTTCATTCCCGCGCGCACCTGGAGGAGAAGACGCGCGAACAGCTGATGGCTGTGCCCACGTCGCAGAGCGCGCGGTAATCTGGGTCCCGGGCGCGCGCCGCCTTCACGTGCAGCGCGTAGAGAGAGAGCACTAAGCCTGCCAGGCAGAGCGCGAGCCGCACCCAGCCGGGGCTCCCCCAGGTGGTGCCCATATCTGCAGGTCCCGCCCGAGGCGCCAGCGAGGAGAGCCCCAGCCACGGAGCAGGGGCGGGACAGGATATGGCCACGGCACCCCCGCCCCCGTGGCTGGGGCGATTGGTCGGCCGGGTCTCCTACTCCGTGGTCCAATTGGTCGTCCCAGGACTCAACAGGCGCGATGGCGAGCCAGGAAAACAACGAGGAGCGCTGGGACTGGTACAGCGTCAAGGGAAGGTGGGCGATCGCCGGCAAGACGGCCGCCGGACGTGACGGGAGTTGTAGTCGCCGCGGCTGCAAGGCCGCAAGGGAAATGGAGTctccagagttttaaaaatggtattaatGTGGGTGGCAGTATTTCACGCTTACTCTATATAGGCTAAGCTCAGTGCTAAGCCTTGGAACATCCAAGACCTAGAGACCAGCGGATCCGGGGTCCAGGGAACACTGCGATCCATTCAGGGACCAAGcatctctgaaattatttcaCACACCATTGAGGTTAAAACCTCCTGTCCTCCCGGGTTGCTCAGCCATTCCCTCCTGCCTCACCAGCGCTTCCTGCCAGCtggtcttcctcttcctcctctcccttaaATTCCAGCGCTGTTGCCTTGGCCACACCCTGGACAGTATCCCAACGTTTCTACCATGCGGTGCCCGCCTGGCAAAACCCGAGCCTGGATCGACTCAACAGCCATCCCTCCTGTCCAGGCCTCCTGTGGGCCAGCTGAGCGCTTTCCTTCACAGACATCCCACCTGCTGATGACCTGTCTCCTCTACACCTTCATCCTCTCCATCCTTGCCATCTGCATTGAAATTTCTCTTTCCCATCTCAGAAGCAGCAACAAATCTCCCTTCACCAAGAGTTCCCTCGtcagagttcgaggctgcagtgagctataatcctgccactacactccagcctgggtgacagagggaaaccttgtttcaaaaaaaaaaaaaaaagttccttcaTCAGCTCCCTCCACCATTCCTCTATTATCCCATCTTCCCCTTCACAGTCAAGTTTTTGGAAAGATTTTACACTCTCAGCCTCTGCTTCCTTACTTACTCCTTGCTGCCCACACCATAAAATAGCTCCTGCCCCCAGCACTCCCCTGACACCTAGTGGCTGGTATATCACCAGGATACTAAATCCAATGGTTATTTTTCAGATCTTATCTTACTTGACCTCCCAACACTATCAGTCACTGTTTTGCACTCCCTCCTGGGAAATCTCTCTTCCTCTGGCTTCTGTGATATTTCACTCTCTTGTCggccctcccttctctctggctGTTCCTACTCAGTTCTACTGTTTTCTTCCAGAGAGTACtgtagacagaataatggtctccaaatgtcctaatccctggaacctgtgactatgttaggTTACATGCCAAAAGGAATCAAGGTTGCCAAAGGAATAAACTTTGTTCTGCTGATTTTAAAACAGGGagatcatattggattaggtccCATGTAATCACAAGGGCCCTTAAGAAGTAAAAGAGGGTGACAGAAGAGAGTCAGGGAGATGTGAGCACAGAAGAGACGCAGAGAGCTAcaatgttgctggctttgaagatggaggaatgGAGTCCTGAGCTAAtaaatgcaggtggcctctaggagCAGGAAAGGACAAAGAAATAGATTCTTCCCTAGAGTGAAAAGAAGGGAACCAtctacatcttgattttagcccagtgagaccctgTCAGACTTCTGagctacagaactgtaagataaacttgtggtgttttctctttctccacttgtggagcctaacctcttcctctctctggaacgtattttcactttgggtagcttccttctttactttcactttgtatagtttctttcttttctgtaataaactgtgtggcaaaaaaaaaaaaaattctggtgttttaagccactaaatttgtggtagtATGTTACAGCAGCAATTGGAAACTAATACAGGAGACTAGGATTTTGGGCTGTTTCTCATCTCTGTCTGTAGTCTCCTGGGGAGTTCATATTACTATTGCTGGCTTCTTGAAGAAGTGATCTAAGAGGGAGCAAGATGGAAGTcacagcctgaacaagagcgagacccgatctctactaaaagtagaaaaaattagcagggcatggtggcacacacctgtagtcccagctactctggaggctgaggcaggaggatcgcttaagcccaggagtttcaggttgctgtgagctatgatgatatcatggcactctagcctgggcaacagggaccctgtcacaaaaaaaaaaaaaaaaaaaaaaaaaaggaagtcacaATATCTTTATGActtagcctcagaagtcacacactGTCATTTTGCATTATCCTATTACGTCAATTCTGCCCTATTCAGTATGGGAAGAGACTTCACAATGGTATGGATACCAGGAGGTGGGAATCATTGAAGATTTATTGTTGCTCAAATCAACACAAAATTATGGCTTcactatgatctcaccactgtgCTCCAGTGTGGGCGAccgtgtaaggctggtggcgggcaccgctcccctccctaatggaaaaagaagcccctcctgctcctccatacctgccctaaagctgaaacaaagaaattcctcactcttcccgccaAAATCTTTCCTCCAGAAAAACTCCCATCCCCTAAAAacgtatataagcccacccagacttctgggcggggcggcttctctggttccactcgtgggaccatgaggctcgcccaggcccctctcttgggacctgttacccccacccgggagcgccccaataaagccgctttacttatccctttcaactctgctcgtctttctttctctggtgccggtcactccaaaaaccttacatttggtgccaaaacccAGGAGGGTGCTTTGACTTTCGGCTGCGCCGCCCCTCCCGTGGACtccggtcttaaaaccttacagacagagcaagatcctgcctcaaaaatatacatatatatattatggcttaaaacagtaacaatcattttatttcctcatgTAGTTTTTATGGGTTAGGAATTTGGGAAGAATTTGGCTGGGCACTTCTGGCCCATGCAATTGCAATCAGATGGTGACTAACTGCAATTGTTAAATCTGTAACAATGAGAGGCTGAAGCAGCTGAATGATAACcgagcatctctctctctctgcatgtaGTCTCAGGACCTATCCATGTAGTCTCTCTGCATGAACtagtttgggcttcctcacagcatggcagccttGGCGTTAAGCTTCCCAAATGGTCCTCAGTGATTTCCACTTCCTGGTATTTATAACATTGTGTAGTCTCTTCCCACACTGAATGGGGCTGAACTGACCCAATAAGATAATTACAAAAGTATATAACTTTTGAGACTAAATCATAAAGATACTGTGGCTTCCATCTTGCTCTCTCTTAGATACTCATTCTACAGGAAACCAGCTGCCATGTTAGAAAGGGACTCAAGTAGCCCTAGGGAGAGGTCTACTCAGTGGGGAGCTAACGCCTCTTGCCAACAACCGGCATTGGCTTGCTGGGCATGTGAGAGATCCACCTGGGAGGTGGATTCTCCAGCAGCAGTCAAGCCTTCAGGGGACTGTAGTGTTGGCCAACGTCTTGACTGcacctcatgagagaccctgaggcaAAACCACCCATCAAGCTGCTCCGATATTCCTGACCCAaagaaactgtgtgagataatatatgtttattttttaagatgctatgttttgggggtaatttgttacacagcaatagataattaatacagGGCAGTCAGACTGCACACGTGGCAGCCTGAAGCTTCAGCACATGTGCGCGAGGAAGCCAGGTGGAAGCTACATCATCTTCTATGATCTAGCCTCAGCAGTCAAATAGCATCCCTTCCACTGTAAGCACAGCTCCAAGGGGAAGGAACGGAGACTCCCTTAACTTCCTGACGCAACAAGTGTCAAAGTCATATTGTAAGAAGTTCATGTGGGATGAGCCATATCTGGAAAACACAATGTGCCACCACATGAGGCAACATTAGCTCCTCCCATGTCTTCCCTTCCTACCCACAGGTCATGACTTCCAAGCTCTGACCTAAGCCCAGATCTCTCTCTTGGGCTCTAAAGCCGTATAGTAGAACCACGTCCTGGATGTCATCATCTGGATATCTTACAGACCTATCAGATGCAACACACCCCAACTGAAGCATTTATCTTCCCCAAACTTGCTTTTCCTCTGCGGTCTCCCATTTTAGAGATAGCCTCTCCATCCACCCAAGCCACCCCTCTTGGACTATTCTCTCACTCTCACTCCCCGTAATCTATGCACACCGCTACCCTGATCCAAGCTACCATCACATCTCACCTAGAAAATTGCAGTATCCTCCTTGCTGGTCTCCCAAATATAGTTGTACTCCACCCCagaatccattctccacacagaaACCAGagttatcctttaaaaaataaagacataggccaggtgcggtggctcacacctgtaatcctagcactctgggaggctgaggcaggaggatcgcttgagcccaggagattgaggttgctgtaagctaggctgacgccacggcactctagcctgggcgacagagcgagactctatcttaaaaataaataatcaaaaattaaaaaataaagatgtagtGACAAAAACTATGACAAAAACTGTGCCTTTCAATGGCATCCCATTTCAATAGCTCCTAGAATAAATCCCTGTGTTTCcttgatttatttaacaaatgtttattgggcaCCTGTCATTTGCCAGGGATTGTGTTTAGGGGCTTGGGATAACTTAGTAAAGCAGATAAATATGCTTTGTCTTACGCTGTAGAAAAGGAGGGGGAAATGAGCaattaatatagtaaatatgtaATATACGTGGATAGCATGTCATcggtgataagtgctatggataaaataaaaagcagagtgAGGAGAATGGAAGcaattgcaattttaaataggatggACAAGATGGGCTTCATTCAGTTGACATTGGAGCAAAAGCTTGAAGGAGATGAGGACATGAGCTATGTGGATATCTAGCAGAAGGGTGTTCCGGCCAGAGGGAACAGCCACTGAGAGGCCGTGAAGTGGAATGTGCTGGTATGTTCAGTGAACAGGGAGGCCCGTGCGGCTGGAGCAGAGTGAATATGGAGGGTgagggcagagagaaaaaagaggcaACACGTCTTTTAGTCTTTCTAGGCCTCAGTTCTTGCATccgtaaaatgaagaaaataatattacctACCTCAGAGGGCTGTTACAAAGATTAAATTAACGCATGCAAAGCCATTAGTAGAGTGCCCCACCCACATACACAGTATTCCGACAGGGGGCTCGTGAGGTGCGCGTCCAGCCTCCGCCGCCGGGGGCAGCAGCGAGTTTGGGCCGAGCGCTAGCCAAGTGCGCAGGGTCACCTGGGGTGAGCGGTTCGCCAGACGCCTCCCGCCTCTGTGGCGGCCACAGCTGCCTCTTCCCGCGGCTCCTGTCCAGGCTGCGGCCACGTGAACGCCCAGTTCTGGCGCACACGCGCACTCCGAGTCCTTTGCTGCTTTGCGCAAGctgtcctccccaccaggagcacccttccctctcccttcttccacCGGGTCCAGCCGTGCCTGCCTCAGGGGCAAGTGGCCTCCTTGGCTGGGCTCCACGATATTGCCAGGATGTTGCAAAGAAGGGGTGGGAACGGTATGGGGGTGAGGAGCAAAGAGGAGGCCCAGAGACTCAGGGAGCCCCTTTCCCATGGTCTCTTCCCCCAGGTCCTCAGACGGTCCAGCCATGGTGAGCAGTGCCACCCCCAAGTTTAAAGACAGCCGCCAAAGATGTCACCTGCTTCATTTaacactttttttaattaaaaaattaaaatttttttttaaatatttagaaaatatatagctGCAGTAAAGAAAAATCCAATcagtacaaacacacacactgaaaaAGTGTCTCTCCCATCACCTCTTACCTGGATAATTATCTTCTCACAGGTCTCTCTGCCTTTGGTCTCACCTATCCCCACCCTCCCAATCACTACAGCCAGAGGGTTCTAAGGATCAGAGCCCATGAGTTAAAACCCTTTAGTAGTTCCCAACTACCTCAGGACAAATGCACACTTCTTACCCTCCAATGAGCTGCTGgccatccctttttttttttttttttttgagacagagtctcactctgttgcctgggctagagtgacgtggcgtcagcctagctcacagcaacctcaaacttctgggctcaagcaattctcctgcttcagcctcccgagtagctgggactacaggcatgcgccaccatacccggctaattttttctatatatttttagttgctcagctaatttctttctatttttagtagagacgggatctggctcttgctcaggctggtctcaaactcctgagctcgaaggatccacccgcctcggcctcccagagtgctaggattacagtcgtgaggcactgcgcccagcctggccATCCCTTTTAGCACCTCGCCTTCCTAGATTCCATCATCCAGGCTGTCCTCTATCCTGTCACACCCTTCCCACCCTGGCTCCCTCACCTGGCCAAGTCCTACTCATGCACCTGTACCAATGTCCCAGTCCCTATCTGATGCTCCCTGTGAGGCCCTCATCATAGCTGATCACACTGAAACTGTCTTCCTGTCCAGGACAGGGAAAGGTCTATTTGACTGACCACCCAAACTCTTCTGGGGCAGAAAAGTCACCCAGTCAATGTGATATCCATTCATCATACGCatgaatgaataattataatgataatgcCTAACAATTATATAGTGCTAATTCtatgcctggcactgttctaggcacttttcATATATAAATTCATGTAATCCACACAACTCCACGATTGATGCATCCTCATTTTACCAATACAGAAATTAAAGCACTGAAccgttaagtaacttgccccaggtaTTAAGGGGCTGAGCTGGGGTTTAAACCAAGCAGTTTGGTTTCCCATAAATGAACCAAGGGCTGGAAGGAGAAGGTCAGAATCTTAAAGAATCAGGTAGGGCTATGAACTGCGCGCTTTACATCTAAGGGTCTTCCCACCCTCTACGTTTTGCTCCCAGGGAGCCCATGTTATATAGTGCAGGAGATAGAGGCCCGGAGACACTACAGATGACTTCGGGAGCCCTGTGGAGGGAGCAGCGCTATTTACCTGGGGGTCATAGCTGGGAGGGACGGGCGCCGGGGTTGCGAGTACTCAGTGCCAAACTACAACTCCCAGGAGGCACCGGGCGCCCGCAGCCCGCGTGACGTCACGACGGCAGAGGGCGCAGGCGGCTCGGTTAGCCCGGGCGCTCGGCTGTTTGGGCCGTTCTGCTCGGACCCGGGACCTGACTCTGGCCCCGAGGTAAGTGGAGCAACCCGCGCGAACCCTGCCCGCGGAGGCTCCGCAGCGCACGTCCGCAGCCCACACCATTGCTTGGGAGCGCGCACAGGCGGGGGCTGGCATACCATATGCGGGGATCCGGGCCGAACCAAGTAACCCCCGCCCTCCCCAGAGGGAACTCGGAGACTCGGGCCACAACTTCGATGTAGCCAGCCCTGGGGGGCACAGTGCTGTGTGTCGTACGTTTGCTAGCCAGGCTCCCGGGGCCCTGGGTCTGAAGGCCCTGGGTAGGGGTCAGCCCCGCCCCCTGAACGAGGGTGCCCAGGACCAGAGGGAGCTGGGGCGAGGTCTTCGGGCTGTATGGGTCCGAgggcctcctcctccccaacGCCACCAGAGAGTGCCTCAGGTTGAA is a genomic window containing:
- the VKORC1 gene encoding vitamin K epoxide reductase complex subunit 1 isoform X2, producing MGTTWGSPGWVRLALCLAGLVLSLYALHVKAARARDPDYRALCDVGTAISCSRVFSSRLPTGTLGLHPAGVEFLGVSGWFCLPGLDPVLRAL